A single genomic interval of Nonomuraea rubra harbors:
- a CDS encoding leucine-rich repeat domain-containing protein, with protein sequence MIQPSDLIDLRAKLATASPANAWKAVRRLVLGGRGRDALSLADDYVQLAKPSTDKLLRLWPQALDPDGFAEHVLAPAFDAEGRTELELSKQGSLTGLRHLTMLESLTLDHCKTLADLSEVAALTGLRTLELDGCAAVSDLRPLSGLTELRSLLLRNCRQVANLTPLFGLRGLRRLDLRGTSVASVAGVGDAFPGLEELDLSGCRFIEDVRGLSGLRSLRELDLSRTRITTLEGLHDLGSVTELHLHSTRLTGLDGIGVMTELETLYLGGSTKLKSLDGLGHHPRLTTLGLPPCRLPDLRPLSRLPALERLSIDGDQRLTSLDGLEGHPSLQELHLAYAEDLTDFSALARMPALRTLTLQGLEQLADLTPFSGLLHLEELHVCFTDLRTFGDVDRLPALRTLDLYSCPRLNDLGAITGLPSLKEVRVTDCRSLPGDLVADLKARGLYQTY encoded by the coding sequence ATGATCCAGCCCTCAGACCTGATCGACCTGCGTGCCAAGCTGGCCACCGCGTCCCCGGCCAACGCCTGGAAGGCCGTCCGGCGGCTCGTGCTGGGCGGACGGGGGCGCGACGCGCTCTCCCTGGCCGACGACTACGTCCAGCTCGCGAAGCCGTCCACGGACAAGCTGCTCAGGCTCTGGCCCCAGGCGCTGGACCCCGACGGGTTCGCCGAGCACGTGCTGGCCCCGGCCTTCGACGCCGAGGGGCGTACCGAGCTGGAGTTGAGCAAGCAGGGCTCGCTCACGGGGCTGCGCCACCTGACGATGCTCGAAAGCCTGACCCTGGACCACTGCAAGACGCTGGCGGACCTGTCCGAGGTGGCCGCGCTGACCGGGCTGCGCACGCTGGAGCTGGACGGCTGCGCGGCCGTCAGCGACCTCCGCCCGCTGTCCGGGCTCACCGAGTTGAGGAGCCTCCTGCTCCGCAACTGCCGCCAGGTGGCGAACCTGACGCCGCTGTTCGGCCTGCGCGGCCTGCGCAGGCTCGACCTGCGCGGCACCTCGGTAGCGAGCGTCGCCGGGGTGGGTGACGCGTTCCCCGGGCTCGAAGAGCTCGACCTGAGCGGCTGCCGGTTCATCGAGGACGTACGCGGCCTGTCGGGGCTGCGCAGCCTCAGGGAGCTGGACCTGAGCCGCACCAGGATCACGACCCTGGAGGGGCTGCACGACCTCGGCTCCGTCACCGAGCTGCACCTGCACAGCACCCGCTTGACGGGCCTCGACGGCATCGGCGTCATGACGGAGCTGGAGACGCTCTACCTGGGCGGCAGCACGAAGCTGAAGAGCCTCGACGGCCTCGGCCACCACCCCCGGCTCACCACTCTCGGCCTGCCGCCCTGTCGGCTGCCCGACCTGCGCCCGCTGTCGCGGCTGCCCGCGTTGGAGCGGCTGAGCATCGACGGGGACCAGCGGCTCACCTCGCTCGACGGGCTCGAAGGGCATCCGTCACTGCAGGAGTTGCACCTGGCCTACGCGGAGGACCTGACCGACTTCTCGGCGCTCGCCCGCATGCCCGCCCTGCGCACCCTGACGCTGCAGGGCCTGGAGCAGCTCGCCGACCTCACCCCGTTCTCGGGGCTGCTCCACCTGGAGGAGCTGCACGTCTGCTTCACCGACCTGCGCACCTTCGGCGACGTCGATCGCCTGCCCGCCCTGCGCACGCTCGACCTCTACAGCTGCCCCAGGCTGAACGACCTCGGCGCGATCACCGGCCTCCCGTCGCTCAAGGAGGTCCGCGTGACCGACTGCCGCTCGTTGCCGGGTGACCTCGTCGCGGACCTGAAGGCCCGGGGCCTGTACCAGACGTACTGA
- a CDS encoding aldehyde dehydrogenase family protein: MSRLSVKKTYKLYIGGAFPRSESGRSYPVTSAKGEFLANASRASRKDARDAVVAARKAFAGWSGATPYNRGQILYRVAEMLEGRRAQFAEELGGGKRAALEQVDAAVDRLVWYAGWSDKIASVHGAANPVAGPYFNLSTPEPTGVVAVVAPADPLVGLVSVVAPVIVTGNTCVVVASEPAPLPAITLAEVLATSDLPGGVVNLLTGRQAELAPWLAAHMDVNGLDLTGVADADLALSCEQAAAENLKRVLRPVQEDWAADPGTGRMTRFLETKTVWHPVGI; the protein is encoded by the coding sequence ATGAGTAGGTTGTCCGTCAAGAAGACCTACAAGCTGTACATCGGCGGGGCGTTCCCGCGCTCGGAGAGTGGAAGGTCCTACCCCGTGACCTCGGCCAAGGGCGAGTTCCTCGCCAACGCCTCGCGGGCCTCGCGCAAGGACGCCCGTGACGCGGTGGTGGCCGCGCGCAAGGCGTTCGCCGGCTGGTCGGGCGCGACGCCGTACAACAGGGGGCAGATCCTCTACCGCGTCGCCGAGATGCTGGAGGGGCGGCGGGCCCAGTTCGCCGAGGAGCTCGGCGGCGGCAAGCGTGCCGCGCTGGAGCAGGTCGACGCGGCCGTCGACCGGCTGGTCTGGTACGCGGGCTGGTCCGACAAGATCGCCTCGGTGCACGGGGCGGCGAACCCGGTGGCCGGGCCCTACTTCAACCTGTCAACGCCGGAGCCGACCGGAGTGGTGGCCGTGGTGGCGCCCGCCGATCCGCTGGTCGGGCTGGTGTCCGTGGTCGCGCCGGTGATCGTGACCGGCAACACCTGCGTCGTGGTCGCCTCCGAGCCCGCGCCGCTGCCGGCGATCACCCTGGCCGAGGTGCTGGCCACGTCCGACCTGCCGGGCGGGGTCGTGAACCTCCTCACCGGCAGGCAGGCCGAGCTGGCCCCCTGGCTGGCGGCGCACATGGACGTCAACGGCCTCGACCTCACCGGGGTCGCGGACGCCGACCTGGCGCTGAGCTGCGAGCAGGCGGCGGCGGAGAACCTCAAGCGGGTGCTGCGGCCCGTCCAGGAGGACTGGGCGGCCGATCCGGGGACCGGCCGCATGACGCGCTTCCTGGAGACCAAGACCGTCTGGCATCCGGTCGGCATCTGA
- a CDS encoding aldehyde dehydrogenase family protein: protein MFEYAPAPESRDVVDLRSSYGLFINGEFVEGSGTSFKTVNPATEETLAEVATATSDDVDRAVQAARKAFGVWSALPGAERAKYLFRIARLIQERARELAVLESLDNGKPIRESRDVDLPLVAAHFFYYAGWADKLQYAGFGTKPLGVAGQVIPWNFPLLMLAWKIAPALACGNTVVLKPAETTPLTALLFAEICRQADLPPGVVNIVTGAGETGAAVVAHPDVNKVAFTGSTEVGRIIARSVAGTAKKLTLELGGKAANIVFDDAAIDQAVEGIVNGIFFNQGHVCCAGSRLLVQESIQEELLAALKRRLATLRLGDPLDKNTDIGAINSAEQLAKIRQLSDLGEAEGAERWSPACELPGKGFWFPPTLFTGVAQSHSIAREEIFGPVLSVLTFRTPAEAVEKANNTPYGLSAGVWTEKGSRILWMADRLRAGVVWANTFNKFDPASPFGGYKESGYGREGGLAGLEAYLDV from the coding sequence ATGTTCGAATACGCACCCGCACCCGAGTCGCGCGACGTCGTCGATCTGAGGTCGTCCTACGGGCTGTTCATCAACGGCGAGTTCGTCGAGGGCTCCGGCACCTCGTTCAAGACCGTCAACCCCGCCACCGAGGAGACGCTGGCCGAGGTGGCCACCGCCACCTCCGACGACGTCGACCGCGCCGTGCAGGCGGCGCGCAAGGCGTTCGGCGTCTGGAGCGCGCTGCCCGGCGCCGAGCGCGCCAAGTACCTGTTCCGCATCGCGCGGCTGATCCAGGAGCGGGCCAGGGAGCTGGCCGTGCTGGAGTCGCTCGACAACGGCAAGCCGATCCGCGAGTCGCGCGACGTGGACCTGCCGCTGGTCGCGGCGCACTTCTTCTACTACGCGGGCTGGGCCGACAAGCTGCAGTACGCGGGATTCGGCACCAAGCCGCTGGGCGTCGCCGGGCAGGTGATCCCGTGGAACTTCCCGCTGCTCATGCTGGCCTGGAAGATCGCTCCCGCGCTGGCCTGCGGCAACACCGTGGTGCTCAAGCCGGCCGAGACGACGCCGCTGACGGCGCTGCTGTTCGCCGAGATCTGCCGGCAGGCGGACCTGCCGCCCGGCGTGGTGAACATCGTCACCGGCGCGGGCGAGACCGGCGCCGCCGTCGTGGCCCACCCCGACGTGAACAAGGTGGCCTTCACCGGCTCCACCGAGGTCGGCCGGATCATCGCCAGGTCGGTGGCCGGCACGGCCAAGAAGCTCACCCTGGAGCTGGGCGGCAAGGCCGCGAACATCGTGTTCGACGACGCCGCCATCGACCAGGCCGTGGAGGGGATCGTCAACGGGATCTTCTTCAACCAGGGTCACGTGTGCTGCGCCGGCTCGCGGCTGCTGGTCCAGGAGTCGATCCAGGAGGAGCTGCTGGCCGCGCTCAAGCGGCGGCTGGCCACGCTGCGGCTGGGCGACCCGCTCGACAAGAACACCGACATCGGCGCGATCAACTCGGCCGAGCAGCTGGCCAAGATCAGGCAGCTCAGCGACCTGGGCGAGGCCGAGGGGGCCGAGCGCTGGTCGCCCGCGTGCGAGCTGCCCGGCAAGGGGTTCTGGTTCCCGCCGACGCTGTTCACCGGGGTGGCGCAGTCGCACAGCATCGCCAGGGAGGAGATCTTCGGCCCGGTGCTGTCGGTGCTGACCTTCCGCACGCCCGCCGAGGCCGTCGAGAAGGCCAACAACACGCCGTACGGGCTGTCGGCGGGGGTGTGGACCGAGAAGGGCTCGCGCATCCTGTGGATGGCCGACAGGCTCAGGGCCGGAGTGGTCTGGGCCAACACGTTCAACAAGTTCGACCCGGCCTCGCCCTTCGGCGGCTACAAGGAGTCGGGTTACGGGCGCGAGGGCGGGCTGGCCGGGCTGGAGGCCTACCTTGATGTGTGA
- the deoC gene encoding deoxyribose-phosphate aldolase, translating to MTTSLADVASSDAALRAFLQGLPGVDRVGADQRAAMLGTRSIKTTAKAQAIDLAISMVDLTTLEGADTAGKVRAMCAKAVRPGGDAPSVAAVCVYPDLVPVAVEALKGTGIKVASVATAFPSGRTSLEVKVSDTALAVSAGADEIDMVIDRGAFLSGQYMKVYEEIVAVKAACGAAHLKVILETGELSTYDNVRRASWLAMLAGADFIKTSTGKVSPAATPPVTLIMLEAVRDFRDATGRQVGVKPAGGIRTTKDAIKNLVLVNETAGDDWLTPDWFRLGASSLLNDLLMQRQKLATGRYAGPDYFTLD from the coding sequence GTGACTACCTCGCTCGCGGACGTCGCCTCGTCCGACGCGGCGTTGCGAGCATTCCTGCAGGGCCTGCCCGGGGTCGACCGGGTCGGCGCGGACCAGCGGGCGGCGATGCTGGGCACCCGTTCGATCAAGACCACGGCCAAGGCGCAGGCCATTGACCTGGCCATCTCGATGGTCGACCTGACCACGCTGGAAGGGGCCGACACGGCCGGCAAGGTGCGCGCCATGTGCGCCAAGGCCGTACGGCCCGGCGGCGACGCGCCCTCGGTGGCGGCCGTCTGCGTCTATCCCGACCTCGTCCCCGTCGCCGTCGAGGCGCTCAAAGGCACGGGGATCAAGGTGGCCTCCGTGGCCACCGCGTTCCCCAGCGGGCGCACCTCGCTGGAGGTCAAGGTGAGCGACACCGCGCTGGCGGTGTCGGCCGGGGCCGACGAGATCGACATGGTGATCGATCGGGGCGCGTTCCTGTCCGGGCAGTACATGAAGGTCTACGAGGAGATCGTCGCGGTGAAGGCGGCCTGCGGGGCGGCCCACCTGAAGGTGATCCTGGAGACCGGCGAGCTGTCGACCTACGACAACGTGCGGCGCGCGTCCTGGCTGGCGATGCTGGCCGGCGCCGACTTCATCAAGACCTCCACCGGCAAGGTGTCCCCGGCGGCCACGCCGCCGGTGACCCTGATCATGCTGGAGGCCGTGCGCGACTTCCGCGACGCGACGGGCCGCCAGGTCGGCGTGAAGCCGGCCGGCGGCATCCGCACCACCAAGGACGCCATCAAGAACCTCGTGCTGGTCAACGAGACGGCCGGCGATGACTGGCTGACCCCCGACTGGTTCCGCCTGGGCGCCTCCTCGCTGCTGAACGACCTGCTGATGCAGCGCCAGAAGCTGGCCACCGGCCGGTACGCGGGTCCCGACTACTTCACCCTGGACTAG
- a CDS encoding ATP-binding protein, whose translation MRGRSVSPVFVGREEELAALSESFGEAKKGLVTAVLLGGEAGVGKTRLVQRFADQRAADGAHVLFGGCVELSTEGLAYAPFTAALRQLVREQGPAAVTGLLPDGAERDLARLLPEFGEPNGDGETDTGRARLFEQFLTLLERLADSRPTILVIEDIHWADRSSRDLIAFLSRNLHAPQVMMVMTYRSDDLHRQHPLRPVLAELGRVNGVHRLDLPRLSRDEVAQQMTAILGKASEYGAVDQVYERSEGIPLFVEALLECGVDCTFPESMQDLILGTVERLPEETQRVLRVAAAGGNRVGHALLAAVSGLSDVELESALRPAIARNVLQIADNRAYVFRHSLIREAVHDELLPGEHQRLHARFAEEISKDRGLVPPGRAAVELAHHWYGARDDRWALISAWEAAQKSFKAYAYTEAVQLLERVLMLWVRVPDAAGLIGADHTAVLERASEAANAGGDVDRGLKFVKAALAQLDEAEEPERVAQLIKRKAAFRNSKNQTGVIDDLRHALQLVSQDSPDRAEVVMTLSRHLMLRGQIEEADGLIAEGLRLARQYGDRCLEGDLLMNQALGHSLNGETEKTIALNEQAARIGREERSPRLITRALGNNIDALLDMGREDEALRLAEDGYGIAKQYGRLRGSGLFIANNWAESLEVLGRWDEAIEIVESALSHGPVLRHRLALLRVHADIAMARGELQLVEALLAEIGVFKDHQEEFVQDLVNNARLRIGWRLATGEPAAALDEAERVLARFRQPSKAMLGWRLLALLRVVCDAAQDAEPARTDAVRRHAAEVAAELTVIGPVVEAYRLSYSGDFDAAAAAWERLRRPHNRAKALLRAAGHAAAGGDREGAATRLKAALPLAQALRAAPLVADIEALSRRVGGLQPGQEPSELLTPRELEVLRLVTLGRTNRDIATELFISAKTVSVHVSNILAKLGVTTRGEAAAAAHRLSLLSS comes from the coding sequence ATGCGGGGACGATCTGTCAGTCCCGTCTTCGTGGGGCGGGAAGAGGAGCTGGCGGCTCTGTCTGAAAGCTTCGGCGAGGCCAAGAAAGGCCTCGTGACGGCCGTCCTGCTGGGAGGCGAGGCCGGGGTCGGCAAGACCAGGCTCGTCCAGCGGTTCGCCGATCAGCGCGCCGCGGACGGCGCCCACGTGCTCTTCGGGGGCTGCGTCGAGCTGTCCACCGAAGGTCTGGCGTACGCGCCGTTCACCGCCGCGCTCCGGCAGCTCGTCCGCGAGCAGGGCCCGGCCGCCGTGACGGGGCTGCTGCCCGACGGCGCCGAGCGCGACCTGGCCAGGCTGCTGCCCGAGTTCGGGGAGCCCAACGGCGACGGCGAGACCGACACGGGCCGCGCGCGCCTGTTCGAGCAGTTCCTCACCCTCCTCGAGCGCCTGGCCGACAGCCGCCCGACCATCCTCGTCATCGAGGACATCCACTGGGCCGACCGCTCCAGCCGCGACCTCATCGCCTTCCTCAGCCGCAACCTGCACGCGCCGCAGGTGATGATGGTCATGACGTACCGGTCCGACGACCTGCACCGCCAGCACCCGCTCAGGCCGGTCCTGGCCGAGCTGGGCCGCGTCAACGGCGTGCACCGGCTCGACCTGCCCCGCCTGTCACGCGACGAGGTCGCGCAGCAGATGACCGCGATCCTCGGCAAGGCCTCCGAGTACGGCGCCGTCGACCAGGTCTACGAGCGCAGCGAGGGCATCCCGCTGTTCGTCGAGGCCCTGCTGGAGTGCGGCGTCGACTGCACGTTCCCCGAGTCCATGCAGGACCTCATCCTCGGCACCGTCGAGCGCCTGCCCGAGGAGACCCAGCGCGTGCTGCGCGTGGCCGCCGCCGGCGGCAACCGCGTCGGCCACGCGCTGCTGGCGGCCGTGAGCGGCCTGTCCGACGTCGAGCTGGAGAGCGCGCTGCGCCCGGCCATCGCCCGCAACGTGCTGCAGATCGCCGACAACCGCGCCTACGTCTTCCGCCACTCCCTCATCCGCGAGGCCGTCCACGACGAGCTGCTGCCGGGCGAGCACCAGCGCCTGCACGCCAGGTTCGCCGAGGAGATCTCCAAGGACCGCGGTCTCGTCCCGCCCGGCCGCGCCGCCGTCGAGCTGGCACACCACTGGTACGGCGCCCGCGACGACCGCTGGGCGCTGATCTCGGCCTGGGAGGCGGCACAGAAGTCGTTCAAGGCGTACGCGTACACCGAGGCCGTCCAGCTGCTGGAGCGCGTGCTCATGCTCTGGGTCCGGGTGCCCGACGCCGCCGGCCTCATCGGCGCCGACCACACCGCCGTGCTGGAGCGCGCCTCGGAGGCCGCCAACGCGGGTGGCGACGTGGACAGGGGCCTGAAGTTCGTCAAGGCGGCGCTGGCGCAGCTCGACGAGGCCGAGGAGCCGGAGCGGGTGGCCCAGCTCATCAAGCGCAAGGCCGCGTTCAGGAACTCCAAGAACCAGACCGGCGTGATCGACGACCTCAGGCACGCGCTGCAGCTCGTCTCCCAGGACAGCCCCGACCGGGCCGAGGTCGTGATGACGCTGAGCCGCCACCTGATGCTGCGCGGCCAGATCGAGGAGGCCGACGGGCTCATCGCCGAGGGCCTGCGCCTGGCCAGGCAGTACGGCGACCGCTGCCTCGAAGGCGACCTGCTGATGAACCAGGCGCTCGGCCACTCGCTCAACGGCGAGACGGAGAAGACGATCGCGCTCAACGAGCAGGCGGCGCGGATCGGCCGGGAGGAGCGCTCGCCGCGCCTGATCACCCGGGCGCTCGGCAACAACATCGACGCGCTGCTCGACATGGGCCGCGAGGACGAGGCCCTGCGCCTGGCCGAGGACGGCTACGGCATCGCGAAGCAGTACGGCCGGCTGCGCGGCAGCGGCCTGTTCATCGCCAACAACTGGGCCGAGTCGCTGGAGGTGCTCGGCCGCTGGGACGAGGCCATCGAGATCGTCGAGAGCGCGCTCAGCCACGGCCCCGTCCTGCGCCACCGGCTCGCCCTGCTGCGCGTGCACGCCGACATCGCCATGGCCAGGGGCGAGCTGCAGCTCGTCGAGGCCCTGCTGGCGGAGATCGGCGTGTTCAAGGACCACCAGGAGGAGTTCGTCCAGGACCTGGTCAACAACGCCCGCCTGCGCATCGGCTGGCGGCTGGCCACGGGGGAACCCGCCGCCGCGCTGGACGAGGCGGAGCGGGTGCTCGCGCGTTTCCGCCAGCCCAGCAAGGCCATGCTCGGCTGGCGGCTGCTCGCCCTGCTCCGTGTCGTCTGCGACGCCGCCCAGGACGCCGAGCCCGCCCGGACCGACGCGGTACGCAGGCACGCCGCCGAGGTGGCCGCCGAGCTGACCGTCATCGGGCCGGTCGTGGAGGCGTACCGGCTGTCGTACTCCGGCGACTTCGACGCCGCGGCGGCGGCCTGGGAGCGGCTCAGGCGCCCGCACAACCGCGCCAAGGCCCTGCTGCGGGCGGCCGGTCACGCCGCGGCGGGAGGCGACAGGGAGGGTGCGGCGACCCGGCTCAAGGCGGCGCTCCCGCTGGCCCAGGCGCTGCGCGCGGCCCCGCTCGTCGCCGACATCGAGGCGCTGTCGCGCCGGGTGGGCGGGCTGCAGCCGGGGCAGGAGCCGTCCGAGCTGCTCACGCCGCGCGAGCTGGAGGTGCTGCGCCTGGTCACCCTGGGGCGGACCAACCGCGACATCGCGACCGAGCTGTTCATCTCGGCGAAGACGGTGAGCGTGCACGTGTCGAACATCCTGGCCAAGCTCGGCGTCACCACGCGCGGCGAGGCGGCCGCGGCCGCCCACCGCCTGTCGCTGCTCTCCTCCTAG
- a CDS encoding TMEM165/GDT1 family protein produces MEAFWISTVAIFVAELGDKSQLMAMTFATRFKAWTVILGITVATLVVHLLSVALGGLVGDWLPTTAISIVAGLAFLGFALWTLRGDELTEEESKKAQRTTRNALIAVTVAFFLSELGDKTMLATITLATRYDDWVGTWIGSTVGMVAADALAILVGRLLGKHLPEKVIRYGAAAAFAVFGVVLLVEAFL; encoded by the coding sequence TTGGAAGCTTTCTGGATCAGCACCGTCGCCATCTTCGTGGCCGAGCTCGGTGACAAGAGCCAGCTCATGGCGATGACGTTCGCCACCCGGTTCAAGGCCTGGACCGTGATCCTCGGCATCACCGTCGCCACCCTCGTGGTGCACCTGCTCAGCGTGGCGCTGGGCGGGCTGGTCGGCGACTGGCTGCCGACCACGGCGATCTCGATCGTGGCGGGCCTGGCCTTCCTCGGCTTCGCCCTGTGGACGCTGCGCGGTGACGAGCTGACCGAGGAGGAGTCCAAGAAGGCCCAGCGCACCACCAGGAACGCCCTGATCGCGGTGACCGTGGCGTTCTTCCTGAGCGAGCTGGGCGACAAGACCATGCTGGCCACCATCACGCTGGCGACGCGCTACGACGACTGGGTCGGCACGTGGATCGGCTCGACGGTGGGCATGGTGGCGGCCGACGCGCTGGCGATCCTCGTGGGACGCCTGCTGGGCAAGCACCTGCCCGAGAAGGTCATCAGGTACGGCGCCGCCGCCGCGTTCGCCGTCTTCGGGGTCGTCCTCCTGGTGGAGGCGTTCCTCTAG
- a CDS encoding UDP-N-acetylmuramate dehydrogenase has translation MEMLAPYTTLRLGGPARDFAEATSAEQLVSLIAEADMNGVPTLVLGGGSNVVVSDAGFDGLVVKVATEGVAVSRDGEQVVLVVEAGEDWDRLVARAVAEGWSGIECMSGVPGLVGSTPIQNVGAYGQEVAQTIRCVRAYDRRTRQVVDLEARQCGFSYRDSLFKRDLSRYVVLAVTYALDISDLSGPLAYEELARRLGAEAGGRVPLDRARAAVLELRRGKGMVLDPDDPDTRSAGSFFTNPVLTPEQAAELAGRAPGHPRWELPGGLIKVPAAWLIEHAGYPKGYERGPVRISTKHTLALTNPTGSATAADLLALAGEVRDGVREKFGVTLVNEPVLVGCSLGE, from the coding sequence ATGGAGATGCTCGCGCCGTACACCACGCTGCGCCTGGGCGGCCCCGCCCGCGACTTCGCCGAGGCGACCTCGGCGGAGCAGCTCGTGTCCCTGATCGCCGAGGCCGACATGAACGGCGTCCCCACGCTGGTGCTCGGCGGGGGCAGCAACGTCGTGGTGTCCGACGCGGGCTTCGACGGGCTCGTCGTCAAGGTCGCCACCGAGGGCGTGGCCGTCTCGCGCGACGGCGAGCAGGTCGTGCTGGTGGTCGAGGCGGGCGAGGACTGGGACCGGCTGGTGGCCCGCGCGGTGGCCGAGGGCTGGTCGGGCATCGAGTGCATGTCCGGCGTGCCCGGCCTGGTGGGCTCCACGCCCATCCAGAACGTCGGCGCGTACGGGCAGGAGGTCGCCCAGACGATCAGGTGCGTGCGGGCCTACGACCGGCGCACCCGGCAGGTGGTCGACCTGGAGGCGCGGCAGTGCGGGTTCTCCTATCGCGACAGCCTCTTCAAGCGTGACCTGAGCAGGTACGTGGTGCTGGCGGTGACGTACGCGCTGGACATCTCGGATTTGTCCGGCCCGCTGGCGTACGAGGAGCTGGCCCGGAGGCTGGGCGCCGAGGCCGGTGGCCGGGTGCCGCTCGACCGGGCCCGTGCGGCCGTCCTGGAGCTGCGCAGGGGCAAGGGCATGGTGCTCGACCCGGACGATCCCGACACGCGCAGCGCGGGCTCGTTCTTCACCAACCCGGTGCTCACGCCGGAGCAGGCGGCGGAGCTGGCCGGGCGCGCGCCGGGGCATCCGCGCTGGGAGCTGCCCGGCGGGCTGATCAAGGTGCCGGCGGCGTGGCTGATCGAGCATGCGGGTTACCCGAAGGGGTACGAGCGCGGCCCCGTACGCATCTCCACCAAGCACACGCTCGCCCTCACCAACCCGACCGGGAGCGCCACCGCCGCCGACCTTCTGGCCCTGGCCGGGGAGGTGCGTGACGGGGTGCGCGAGAAGTTCGGGGTCACCCTGGTCAACGAGCCGGTGCTGGTGGGCTGCTCCCTCGGGGAATAA
- a CDS encoding glycosyltransferase family 2 protein, whose protein sequence is MTDAKPPGHLRPARPEEVAGGTGTGRDTAGGAALGGGGRAPGVGTAGTRPKGTHARLNPAAELGFSGDPGQHGDPGDEMLHAQRVWDGTLATNRLDHLGVNTERQRVETKGVTVGASLLVDGWPEDVRRCLQSLVDHTDARVLALDLGNVDGAGDVLRELAERHPERIAAWHVAEQPHWRGGTATWGESRAKLLQLDESEVHVLMDTDVALRGDALTPLVAAVVAGAVAAGWTGVEPSDGATAQTSIGIVPQWRQGPGGEGPEWREAGPGKVRALTGGLLAVRRAQAIGALPEDACYGAYADLEFSLALPGDLVVPDEQPPVERLGRHDVPPAYLDRESRRNYDGVLRMLSAS, encoded by the coding sequence GTGACCGATGCCAAGCCGCCCGGCCACCTGCGGCCCGCGCGGCCGGAGGAGGTGGCGGGCGGCACCGGAACCGGCCGCGACACGGCAGGCGGCGCGGCACTCGGCGGTGGCGGGCGGGCGCCCGGCGTCGGCACGGCGGGCACCCGGCCCAAGGGCACGCACGCCAGGCTGAACCCCGCCGCCGAGCTGGGCTTCTCCGGGGATCCCGGGCAGCACGGCGATCCCGGTGACGAGATGTTGCACGCCCAGCGCGTCTGGGACGGCACGCTGGCCACCAACCGCCTCGACCACCTGGGCGTCAACACCGAGCGGCAGCGCGTGGAGACCAAGGGCGTGACGGTCGGCGCGAGCCTGCTCGTGGACGGCTGGCCCGAGGACGTGCGCAGGTGCCTGCAGTCGCTGGTGGACCACACGGACGCCCGCGTGCTCGCCCTCGACCTGGGGAACGTGGACGGCGCCGGCGACGTGCTGCGCGAGCTGGCCGAGCGGCACCCGGAGCGGATCGCCGCCTGGCACGTGGCCGAGCAGCCGCACTGGCGCGGCGGCACCGCGACCTGGGGCGAGAGCCGGGCCAAGCTGCTCCAACTGGACGAGTCCGAGGTGCACGTGCTCATGGACACGGACGTGGCGCTGCGGGGCGACGCGCTCACCCCGCTGGTCGCGGCGGTCGTGGCGGGCGCGGTGGCGGCGGGCTGGACGGGCGTGGAGCCGTCGGACGGCGCCACGGCCCAGACCAGCATCGGCATCGTGCCGCAGTGGCGGCAGGGGCCCGGCGGCGAGGGGCCCGAGTGGCGGGAGGCCGGGCCGGGGAAGGTGCGGGCGCTCACCGGGGGGCTCCTGGCCGTGCGCAGGGCGCAGGCGATCGGCGCGCTGCCCGAGGACGCCTGCTACGGCGCGTACGCCGACCTGGAGTTCTCGCTGGCGCTGCCCGGCGACCTGGTCGTCCCCGACGAGCAGCCGCCCGTGGAGCGGCTCGGCAGGCACGACGTGCCGCCCGCCTACCTGGACCGGGAGTCCCGCCGCAACTACGACGGGGTGCTGCGCATGCTGAGCGCCTCCTGA
- a CDS encoding MaoC family dehydratase: MTATVRYDEVEVGQELPAAEYHVRRVNLVMYAGASGDFNQIHWNERFARMVGLPDVIAHGMYTMAQAGRFVTDWAGDPGAVVDFGVRFSSMVVVPDDDRGAPISVSGVVEEKLEDKRVVVGLTARSGDAKVLSKARAVVQLS, from the coding sequence ATGACTGCCACGGTGAGGTACGACGAGGTCGAGGTCGGGCAGGAGCTGCCGGCGGCGGAGTACCACGTGCGCCGGGTCAACCTGGTGATGTACGCGGGCGCGTCGGGGGACTTCAACCAGATCCACTGGAACGAGCGCTTCGCCAGGATGGTCGGCCTGCCCGACGTGATCGCGCACGGCATGTACACGATGGCGCAGGCCGGGCGGTTCGTCACGGACTGGGCGGGCGATCCGGGGGCGGTGGTGGACTTCGGGGTGCGCTTCTCGTCGATGGTGGTCGTGCCCGACGACGACCGGGGGGCGCCTATCTCGGTGAGCGGGGTCGTGGAGGAGAAGCTCGAGGACAAGAGGGTGGTCGTCGGGCTCACCGCCAGGTCGGGCGACGCGAAGGTGCTCTCCAAGGCCCGCGCCGTGGTGCAGCTCTCGTGA